One Bradysia coprophila strain Holo2 unplaced genomic scaffold, BU_Bcop_v1 contig_54, whole genome shotgun sequence DNA segment encodes these proteins:
- the LOC119083071 gene encoding Golgi-associated plant pathogenesis-related protein 1-like, translating into MAPTLQSTDISTNTVTEVQADGSILKTITITTTTKFTDGTTRQRIKTQKEITPAVHTSHTGVKAIKANPYEFGYDVSKSTAPKAVVTTSNEFIQQCLDEHNKFRAMHHAPPLKLNNKLSKIAQAWANQLAKDEKMYHSETDFGENLFWSTVDKPGYYAVKSWYDEIKYWDWNKMAGNGEGQIGHFTQLIWKRSKEIGVAAAYSKDGHLFVVVEYNPPGNYVGCYQENVLPK; encoded by the exons atgGCGCCTACACTTCAGAGCACCGACATTTCTACAAATACTGTAACAGAGGTCCAAGCGGATGGATCTATATTAAAAACCATTACGATAACAACAACCACAAAATTTACAG ACGGTACAACTCGACAGAGGATCAAAACACAAAAGGAGATAACTCCAGCTGTTCATACAAGCCATACCGGAGTGAAAGCGATTAAAGCAAATCCATATGAGTTCGGCTATGACGTCTCAAAATCCACTGCTCCCAAAGCGGTTGTTACAACTTCAAACGAATTTATACAACAATGTTTGGATGAACACAATAAGTTTCGTGCAATGCATCATGCGCCTCCATTGAAACTGAACAATAAGTTAAGTAAAATCGCACAGGCCTGGGCAAACCAGCTCGCTAAAGATGAGAAAATGTATCACAGCGAAACTGATTTTggcgaaaatcttttttggtCTACAGTAGACAAACCTGGATACTATGCGGTTAAATCATGGTATGATGAGATCAAATATTGGGATTGGAATAAAATGGCGGGAAACGGAGAGGGTCAAATTGGTCATTTTACGCAATTGATTTGGAAGAGGTCGAAAGAAATTGGTGTTGCAGCAGCTTATTCGAAAGATGGGCACTTGTTCGTTGTGGTGGAGTATAATCCACCAGGAAATTATGTAGGTTGTTACCAGGAGAACGTTCTTCCGAAATAA